In Microtus pennsylvanicus isolate mMicPen1 chromosome 12, mMicPen1.hap1, whole genome shotgun sequence, the following proteins share a genomic window:
- the LOC142832626 gene encoding UDP-glucuronosyltransferase 2B17-like → MPVKWMSVLLLLQMSCYFVPGNCGKVLVWPMEFSHWMNLKIILDELAQRGHEVTVLRPSASIFLDPQKSPDLKFETFPTSISRDDLEIFYTQWVIGWMNEVPRDTCLRYFPSLDEVYRQYSDLWLNLCKEAVLNKPLMTKLQESKFDVLLSDPHGPCGELIAEILQIPFVYSIRYFPGYAIEKNSGGLIFPPSYVPIIMSGLSGQMTFMERVENMMCMLYFDFWFEPFTEKKWGLFYTEILGRPTTLAEMMKKAEMWLTRSYWDLEFPRPILPNVDFIGGHHCKPSKPLPKEMEDFVQSSGEHGVVVFSLGSMVSNMTEEKAMAIASALAQIPQKVLWRFEGKKPKNLGPNTRVYEWIPQNDLLGHPKTKAFVTHGGANGVYEAIHHGIPMVGIPLFGEQRDNIAHMRAKGAAVGLEFTTMSSSDLCNALKAVINNPFYKENAMWLSTIHHDQPMKPLDRAIFWIEFVMRHKGAKHLRPLAHNLTWYQYHSLDVIGFLLACVAAMAFLAVKCCLTIYQLFVNSEKKKRE, encoded by the exons ATGCCTGTGAAGTGGATGTCTGTtctgctgctcctgcagatgaGTTGCTACTTTGTACCTGGGAACTGTGGGAAGGTATTGGTATGGCCAATGGAATTCAGTCATTGGATGAATCTAAAGATAATACTTGATGAACTTGCACAGAGGGGTCATGAAGTGACAGTTCTGAGACCTTCAGCTTCCATCTTTCTTGATCCCCAGAAGTCACCTGACCTTAAATTTGAAACATTTCCTACATCTATTAGTAGAGATGATCTGGAAATTTTTTATACTCAGTGGGTCATTGGCTGGATGAATGAAGTACCACGAGATACATGCTTGAGATATTTTCCATCACTTGATGAAGTATATAGGCAATATTCTGATCTGTGGCTAAATCTttgtaaagaagctgttttgaacAAGCCTCTTATGACAAAGCTACAAGAATCAAAGTTTGATGTCCTTCTTTCAGATCCACATGGTCCGTGTGGTGAGCTGATAGCTGAAATACTCCAAATACCCTTTGTGTACAGCATTCGCTATTTTCCTGGCTATGCAATAGAAAAGAATAGTGGGGGTCTTATCTTCCCTCCTTCCTATGTACCTATTATTATGTCAGGATTAAGTGGTCAAATGACATTCATGGAGAGGGTCGAAAACATGATGTGCATGctttattttgacttttggttCGAGCCATTTACTGAGAAGAAATGGGGTCTGTTTTACACTGAAATTTTGG GAAGACCTACTACATTAGCTGAGATGATGAAGAAAGCAGAAATGTGGCTTACTAGGTCCTACTGGGATTTGGAGTTTCCTCGCCCAATCTTACCaaatgttgattttattggcgGACATCACTGCAAACCTAGCAAACCCTTGCCCAAG GAAATGGAAGACTTTGTTCAGAGTTCTGGAGAACATGGTGTTGTGGTGTTTTCTCTAGGGTCAATGGTCAGCAACATGACAGAAGAAAAGGCCATGGCAATTGCATCAGCCCTTGCACAAATTCCACAAAAG GTTCTATGGAGATTTGAAGGCAAGAAACCAAAAAATTTAGGACCCAATACTCGTGTGTATGAGTGGATCCCCCAGAATGACCTTCTTG GTCATCCCAAAACTAAAGCTTTTGTAACTCATGGTGGAGCCAATGGCGTCTATGAGGCGATTCATCATGGGATCCCCATGGTTGGCATCCCTTTATTTGGGGAACAACGTGATAACATTGCTCACATGAGAGCCAAAGGTGCTGCTGTTGGGTTGGAATTCACTACTATGTCCAGCTCAGATTTGTGCAATGCACTGAAGGCAGTCATTAACAACCCTTT TTATAAAGAGAATGCAATGTGGCTGTCGACCATTCACCATGACCAGCCCATGAAACCCCTGGACAGAGCCATCTTCTGGATTGAGTTTGTCATGCGCCACAAAGGGGCCAAGCACCTGAGGCCACTTGCACACAACCTCACCTGGTACCAGTACCACTCTCTGGATGTGATTGGATTCCTACTGGCCTGTGTGGCAGCCATGGCTTTCCTTGCTGTAAAATGCTGCTTGACTATTTACCAATTGTTTGtaaactcagaaaagaaaaaaagagaatag